A stretch of Alkalicella caledoniensis DNA encodes these proteins:
- a CDS encoding lysophospholipid acyltransferase family protein, which produces MLSTVILAIYVVVFLLLSLPYLAIVKLVRVIGLKNVHEKMLEVFVQFFGKSVIRVVGANVEVEGLENLPKGNVLFVGNHQSYADIPIMLGFIPGVKSFIAKKETRRIPVVSWWMVEINCVFLDRQNLRQGMKDMAKAKEFLQEGRSMVIYPEGTRSQNDDMGEFKKGSLKIAQQANVPVVPVAILGSYKLYEQQKKIKKAEVKLTIGEPIFIEKLSKEEQKEIAEIAENRVRIMLKST; this is translated from the coding sequence GTGTTAAGTACCGTAATTTTAGCCATATATGTAGTTGTATTTTTGCTATTATCCCTACCGTATTTAGCTATTGTTAAGTTAGTCCGGGTTATAGGTCTAAAGAATGTTCACGAAAAAATGCTAGAAGTTTTTGTGCAATTTTTCGGTAAATCTGTGATTAGGGTAGTAGGGGCAAATGTTGAAGTAGAAGGCTTAGAAAATCTACCTAAAGGAAACGTATTATTTGTGGGCAATCATCAAAGCTACGCAGATATTCCAATAATGCTGGGGTTTATCCCAGGAGTGAAGAGTTTCATAGCGAAAAAAGAAACCCGTAGGATACCAGTGGTAAGCTGGTGGATGGTTGAAATAAATTGCGTTTTCCTTGATAGACAAAACCTGCGTCAAGGGATGAAAGATATGGCAAAGGCCAAAGAGTTCTTACAAGAAGGCAGATCCATGGTAATATATCCTGAAGGAACCCGTAGTCAAAATGATGATATGGGGGAGTTTAAGAAAGGAAGCTTGAAAATTGCTCAACAAGCTAATGTTCCTGTGGTTCCAGTGGCAATCTTAGGTTCATATAAACTATATGAACAACAAAAAAAGATTAAAAAAGCAGAAGTTAAATTGACAATAGGTGAGCCGATATTTATTGAGAAGCTAAGTAAAGAAGAACAAAAAGAAATTGCAGAAATTGCTGAAAATAGAGTTAGAATAATGCTAAAAAGCACCTAA
- the hcp gene encoding hydroxylamine reductase, translating to MFCYQCEQTPKGGCTGPIGVCGKNPDIASLQDTMILGLKGIAAYATHARELGYSSDEVDRITHEALYTTLTNSNFNVSEHIEMAMKVGQATVKIMEVLDKAHTDKLGIPQPVVVSADKIEGKCIIVTGHNLFALEELLKQTEGKGINIYTHSEMLPAHGYPSLKKYPHLKGNVGKAWFDQRKVFEEFPGAILATTNCVMPIKGTYADRMFSYGVTGLEGVTKITSPDFSVLIERALELPEANIESDKTLSTGFHHETVLGIAPEIVEAVKSGKIRRFFVIAGCDAPGKGGEYYRELASSLPKDCVILTTSCGKYRFNDIDFGTIEGTGIPRYIDLGQCNNSGSAVRIAIALAEAFNCSVNELPLSIVLSWFEQKAVAILLGLFSLGIQNIYIGPKPPEFISAGVLGVLQDNFNLKLTGDAQTDLAAMLG from the coding sequence ATGTTTTGTTATCAATGTGAACAAACTCCTAAGGGTGGCTGTACAGGTCCAATAGGTGTATGTGGTAAAAACCCAGATATAGCGAGCTTACAAGATACAATGATTTTAGGTCTTAAAGGAATAGCAGCATATGCAACACATGCTAGGGAGCTAGGTTACAGCAGTGATGAAGTAGATAGAATCACTCATGAAGCTCTATATACTACCCTTACTAACTCTAACTTCAATGTAAGTGAACATATAGAAATGGCAATGAAGGTTGGTCAAGCAACCGTTAAAATAATGGAAGTTTTAGATAAAGCACATACCGATAAACTTGGTATTCCACAACCTGTTGTGGTATCTGCAGATAAAATCGAAGGTAAGTGCATTATCGTTACAGGCCACAACTTATTTGCTTTAGAAGAACTACTTAAGCAAACAGAAGGTAAAGGCATTAACATATACACTCACTCAGAGATGCTTCCAGCCCATGGTTACCCATCATTAAAGAAATATCCTCACCTAAAGGGTAACGTAGGTAAGGCGTGGTTTGACCAAAGAAAAGTATTTGAAGAATTCCCTGGTGCTATCTTAGCGACAACTAACTGTGTTATGCCAATTAAAGGTACTTACGCTGACAGAATGTTCTCTTATGGTGTAACTGGCTTAGAGGGCGTAACTAAAATCACTAGCCCTGACTTCTCAGTGCTAATTGAAAGGGCTCTAGAGCTTCCAGAAGCAAACATAGAGTCTGACAAAACCCTAAGCACTGGCTTCCATCATGAGACAGTACTAGGAATCGCTCCAGAAATCGTAGAAGCTGTAAAATCTGGTAAGATCAGAAGGTTCTTTGTAATTGCTGGTTGTGACGCTCCTGGTAAAGGTGGAGAGTACTACAGAGAATTAGCTTCTTCATTACCAAAGGATTGTGTAATTCTAACAACTTCTTGTGGTAAGTACAGATTCAATGATATCGACTTCGGTACAATCGAAGGAACTGGTATACCTCGTTATATAGACTTAGGTCAATGTAACAACTCTGGATCTGCTGTTAGAATAGCAATCGCTTTAGCAGAAGCTTTCAACTGCTCAGTAAACGAACTACCATTGAGCATTGTTCTTTCATGGTTCGAGCAAAAAGCTGTTGCAATTTTACTAGGTCTATTTAGCCTAGGTATCCAAAACATCTACATTGGACCTAAACCACCAGAGTTTATTTCTGCAGGAGTTCTTGGCGTTTTACAAGATAACTTCAACCTCAAACTAACTGGCGATGCTCAAACAGATTTAGCAGCTATGCTAGGATAG
- a CDS encoding metallophosphoesterase family protein — MTIKFLHCADVHLDTPFRGLSQLNETLALKVKDVNKKVLENIVNVAINKSVDFVLIAGDLFDSEQKSLQSQLRSKELFQRLNKHGIKVFAIGGNHDPLNKPFTIQWPDNVHFFPADNPTTMEIEIDAKKVYIHGVSYKEHQELENKGILFPNSREGGINIGLLHCEIGGGTESTYSPCTLNDIREKGYDYWALGHIHKRSVVSAEPYIIYPGSPQGKSIKETDEKGCYVITINEPKWDVEFIETHEVLWVQKEIMIDSLTLDGLLDTLQHTILELEKNINCKGLIVRFYLTGRGELHSLNAMDMDEIVLTLNDQEEFYDKFVWVESIQKNTLPEIDLELLSNQDDFLGTLFKIEQEFLGDKGKLSELVDGLDILNNRCTKRHVGKTDEEQLLKNAKDLVLHQLLKG, encoded by the coding sequence ATGACAATAAAATTCTTACACTGTGCCGATGTACATTTAGACACACCTTTCAGAGGGTTATCACAGTTAAATGAGACACTGGCACTTAAGGTAAAGGATGTCAATAAAAAAGTACTTGAAAATATTGTTAATGTAGCAATAAATAAAAGTGTAGATTTTGTATTAATTGCGGGGGATTTATTTGATAGTGAACAGAAAAGCTTACAGAGCCAGTTAAGAAGTAAAGAGTTGTTTCAAAGACTAAACAAACACGGTATTAAAGTATTTGCCATAGGGGGAAACCACGATCCACTAAACAAACCCTTCACTATCCAATGGCCTGATAATGTACACTTCTTTCCTGCAGACAATCCTACCACTATGGAAATAGAAATAGATGCTAAGAAAGTTTATATTCATGGAGTTAGTTATAAAGAACATCAGGAGCTTGAAAACAAAGGGATTTTGTTTCCAAATTCAAGGGAAGGTGGGATTAATATTGGGCTTTTGCATTGTGAGATCGGTGGGGGTACAGAGAGTACATATAGCCCTTGTACACTAAATGACATTAGAGAAAAGGGATATGACTACTGGGCGTTAGGTCATATCCATAAAAGGTCTGTAGTATCAGCTGAGCCATATATAATCTACCCAGGCAGTCCTCAAGGTAAAAGCATTAAAGAAACTGATGAAAAGGGTTGTTATGTTATAACTATCAATGAACCTAAATGGGATGTGGAATTTATAGAAACCCACGAAGTACTGTGGGTACAAAAGGAAATAATGATAGACTCTTTAACATTAGATGGACTGTTAGATACACTACAACACACCATATTAGAACTAGAAAAAAACATTAACTGTAAAGGTTTGATAGTTAGGTTTTACCTTACAGGAAGAGGGGAACTACATAGTTTAAATGCTATGGATATGGATGAAATAGTTCTTACATTAAATGATCAGGAGGAGTTTTATGATAAGTTCGTGTGGGTTGAATCAATTCAAAAAAATACTTTGCCTGAAATTGATTTAGAGCTATTAAGTAACCAAGATGATTTTCTTGGGACACTATTTAAAATCGAGCAAGAATTTTTAGGGGATAAGGGCAAACTGTCCGAGCTGGTAGATGGCCT
- a CDS encoding sigma-54-dependent Fis family transcriptional regulator, giving the protein MQKDYIVRSHVRCENYQVDKGMLYSSKIIQGEELDGRLINNSKLMQVASPFMEQLYDFVKGSNFFAILTDGDGCILKVIGDPEILEESYNLKMVPGAFMDEKSIGTNAMGTALEERCPVQVSGKEHFITAYHRWTCSGAPIRNPEGDIIGVLDLTGYSPLVHSHTLGMVVAAVHAIENIMNKENTNTKLSLAKQSMEAIINSIDDGILTVGPKGYIKVLNKKAQMVLGIEDDNFIGKEAEHYIENWSYIEEILKRDKKIVEEETYIRGKKSKLHCTISGYYILGAGRAQGYVCIFKEIQSARKLANKMYGKQAAYTFDKIIGRESSFIKIIENAKKISDSPSTVLILGESGTGKEVFAQAIHNASSRRDEAFVALNCGALPRNLIETELFGYEDGAFTGAKRGGRAGKFELADGGTLFLDEIGELPLEMQVNLLRVLEEGKLYRVGGSKEISVDVRIIAATNRDLKKDVEKGLFRKDLYYRLNVLTVKLPPLRERKGDIPLLADYFLTVKSLKLMKTPISLNEKFMDKFLAYNWPGNIRELENVIESIVNTPESVELPFEVKEDAKDVKQVVRTVEIDNLEELEKHTISRVLEKHQNNITTAAKALGIGRNTLYRKIEKFGIDAPK; this is encoded by the coding sequence ATGCAAAAAGATTACATCGTAAGGTCCCATGTAAGGTGTGAAAACTATCAAGTTGATAAGGGAATGCTGTATAGCTCAAAAATAATTCAAGGTGAGGAATTAGATGGGAGACTTATCAACAACAGTAAGCTTATGCAAGTGGCTTCGCCTTTCATGGAGCAGCTGTATGATTTTGTAAAAGGATCTAATTTTTTTGCTATATTGACAGATGGTGATGGATGTATTCTTAAGGTTATAGGTGATCCGGAAATTCTAGAGGAGTCCTATAATTTGAAGATGGTACCAGGGGCTTTTATGGATGAAAAAAGTATAGGTACAAATGCCATGGGTACAGCTTTAGAAGAGCGGTGTCCTGTACAGGTTTCTGGTAAGGAGCATTTTATCACAGCATACCATCGTTGGACTTGCTCAGGTGCCCCCATTAGAAATCCTGAGGGGGATATAATTGGAGTATTAGATCTGACAGGCTACAGCCCCCTGGTTCATTCCCATACTCTAGGAATGGTTGTGGCAGCTGTCCATGCCATTGAAAACATAATGAATAAAGAAAACACCAATACCAAACTTTCCCTTGCTAAACAGTCAATGGAAGCTATCATAAATTCCATCGATGATGGTATTCTAACTGTGGGTCCAAAGGGCTACATTAAAGTCCTGAATAAAAAGGCACAGATGGTCCTTGGGATAGAGGATGACAACTTTATAGGCAAGGAAGCAGAACACTATATTGAAAATTGGTCATACATTGAAGAAATTTTAAAAAGAGATAAGAAGATTGTAGAAGAAGAAACGTATATACGAGGGAAAAAATCGAAATTACACTGTACAATAAGTGGATACTATATATTAGGTGCAGGAAGAGCCCAGGGGTATGTATGCATTTTTAAAGAGATACAAAGCGCGAGGAAGCTGGCAAATAAGATGTATGGGAAACAGGCTGCATATACATTTGATAAAATAATTGGTCGAGAAAGCAGCTTTATAAAAATAATAGAGAATGCAAAAAAAATATCCGATAGCCCTTCAACTGTATTGATTTTAGGGGAGAGTGGAACAGGTAAGGAAGTATTTGCCCAAGCCATACATAATGCCAGCTCGAGGAGAGATGAAGCATTCGTTGCTCTAAACTGTGGGGCTTTGCCTAGAAACCTCATTGAGACCGAGCTGTTTGGATATGAAGACGGAGCTTTTACAGGTGCTAAGCGAGGTGGAAGGGCGGGGAAATTTGAACTGGCAGATGGGGGAACTCTATTTTTAGATGAGATAGGCGAGCTTCCCCTAGAAATGCAAGTGAATTTACTCCGGGTTTTAGAAGAAGGCAAATTATATAGAGTAGGGGGAAGTAAAGAAATATCAGTGGATGTAAGGATAATTGCTGCAACTAACAGGGACTTGAAAAAAGATGTGGAAAAGGGACTTTTCAGGAAAGACTTATACTACCGTTTAAATGTTTTGACGGTAAAATTACCTCCCCTTAGGGAAAGAAAAGGTGATATTCCCTTATTGGCAGATTACTTTCTAACAGTAAAATCCTTAAAACTCATGAAAACGCCCATTAGTCTAAATGAAAAATTTATGGATAAGTTTTTAGCATACAACTGGCCAGGGAATATAAGAGAGCTAGAAAATGTTATTGAAAGTATAGTAAATACTCCTGAGTCAGTTGAGCTACCCTTTGAAGTAAAAGAGGATGCTAAGGATGTCAAACAGGTTGTTCGAACTGTAGAGATAGATAATCTAGAGGAGCTAGAGAAACACACTATATCTCGAGTATTGGAAAAACACCAGAACAATATAACCACAGCGGCAAAAGCCTTGGGCATAGGAAGAAACACACTATATAGGAAAATTGAAAAATTCGGGATAGATGCCCCAAAATAG
- the namA gene encoding NADPH dehydrogenase NamA: MTKLFTPFSIKGVTLKNRVGMSPMCTYSAYEEDGKVTSWHKVHYGARALGQVALVMLEATAVSTQGRISPQDLGIWSDEQIPGLSELVDVIHANGSIAGIQIGHAGRKADLKEPIIAPSPIPFNDNFQVPQEMTIKQIEETIQRFKDGVQRAKKAGFDIIELHGAHGYLISEFLSPITNKRNDEYGGSKEKRFLFLEKIVKEVKDIWSGPLFIRLSIEEYQDDGNHPEDMLYYVKKLKEQGVDFIDCSSGAITPVPPPTFPGYQVRFSDFIKNNGDIPTSTVGLITSPVQAEEILNNNRADIVFLGRELLRNPNWPIYAAKELKADIQIPHQYQRGWL, from the coding sequence ATGACTAAACTTTTCACACCCTTTTCTATAAAAGGGGTTACTCTAAAAAACCGTGTTGGAATGTCACCTATGTGTACCTATTCAGCCTATGAAGAGGATGGAAAAGTCACCTCTTGGCACAAAGTACATTATGGTGCTAGGGCTTTAGGTCAAGTTGCTCTAGTAATGCTTGAGGCTACTGCTGTTTCTACCCAAGGAAGAATTTCTCCTCAAGACCTTGGCATTTGGTCTGATGAACAAATACCTGGGCTAAGTGAGCTAGTTGATGTTATACATGCTAATGGGTCTATAGCTGGTATACAAATAGGTCATGCGGGAAGGAAAGCAGATTTAAAGGAACCAATCATTGCACCATCCCCTATCCCTTTCAATGATAATTTTCAGGTACCCCAAGAAATGACAATAAAACAAATTGAAGAAACCATCCAAAGGTTTAAAGATGGAGTACAGAGGGCAAAAAAAGCCGGCTTCGATATTATAGAACTGCATGGTGCCCATGGTTACCTTATAAGCGAGTTTCTATCACCAATCACCAATAAACGCAATGATGAATACGGGGGCAGCAAGGAAAAACGTTTTCTTTTCTTAGAGAAGATTGTAAAAGAAGTAAAGGACATTTGGTCTGGACCTTTATTTATAAGACTCTCCATTGAAGAATACCAAGATGATGGTAACCATCCTGAGGATATGCTTTACTATGTAAAAAAGTTAAAAGAACAAGGTGTAGACTTTATAGATTGTTCAAGCGGAGCCATAACTCCAGTTCCTCCCCCTACTTTCCCTGGTTACCAAGTGAGATTCTCTGATTTCATCAAAAACAATGGGGATATTCCAACAAGCACAGTGGGTCTTATAACCAGCCCTGTTCAAGCAGAGGAAATCTTAAATAATAACAGAGCAGATATAGTTTTTTTAGGCAGAGAGCTTTTAAGAAATCCGAATTGGCCTATTTATGCTGCCAAAGAATTAAAGGCCGATATACAAATACCACATCAGTATCAACGGGGATGGTTATAA